The Roseofilum capinflatum BLCC-M114 nucleotide sequence ATATTCTTGGATATAATCGCCCAGAAATGCTATCAAGAACATTTGAAGACATTACAGCTCCAGAAGATTTACCAAAATCGAGGGATACTATTGATAATATTTGGATTCAAGATCATCCCAGTGAAACCCTAGAAAGTCGGTATATTTGTAACGAGAATAAAATTGTCTGGGGTCATGTCACTATATCCTTAGTCCGCAAAACTTCAGGGGAGAATCATTATTATATTTGGGTCTTTGAGGAAATCACCGATCGCAAGCAAGCGGAAGAAAAACTTAAAGCTTCTCTGAAAGAAAAAGAGATCTTGCTCAAAGAAATTCATCATCGAGTCAAAAACAATCTCATGGTGGTGTCTAATTTGTTAGAACTACAATCTGAATACTTAGAAGATCCTAGCCTAGTAAAAATATTGTCAGACAGCCAAAATCGAATTTATTCGATGTTATTGATCCATGAAAAACTTTACAAAAACACGAACTTGGATCGCATTAAGTTCAATGAATATTTAGAGTCTTTGGTCGAAGGTCTGCTAGATTCTTATCAAGGTCACGAGCAACAGATTGATTTGGTTTTAGATTTAGATCCTATTGATTTAAATATTGAAACGGCTAATCCTTGTGGATTGATTGTGAATGAACTGGTCTCTAATGCTTTGAAACATGCCTTTCCGAACAAACCTCCTAACTATAAAGGGTTGATTTGGATCGGGCTAGAAAAAGATAAAGATGGCGCGATCGCAATTGAGGTTAAAGATAATGGCATAGGTTTGCCCCCTAATTTTGATATTTACCAAGTCGATACAATGGGATTAGAATTGGTCTGTACTTTAGCCGAGCAGTTAAAAACCACACCAGAAATTATTTCTGGTATGGGAACTCATATTCGATTAAAATTCTCAGAACTTAAATATCCTCGGAGGTGGTGATTATGGGAGAGATTGATATTTTAATTGTAGAAGATGAATTGTTGATTGCTAAAGGACTCGCGAGGAAACTCAAAAAACTGGGTTATCAAGTGATGGATATTGTCGCTTCTGGAGAAGAAGCAATTCATTATAGCATAACTCATAAACCAGATTTGATTTTAATGGATATTGTTCTAGAAGGAGAGATGGATGGAATCGAAGCGGCTGAAAAAATCAATGAGTTTCAGTCCATTCCAATTATCTATTTAACCGCTTATGCCGATGATGCGACCCTGATCAGAGCAGAGGAGACCAATTATTATGGTTATTTGCTCAAACCCTGTAAAGAGCGAGAATTGTATGCCACCATTAAAATGGCATTTAAGAAATGGGAAGACGATCAAGTTCTCCGTCAATCGTTAGCGATCGCCAATGCCAAAAATGAAGAAAAATCTCGCTACTTATCCCTGACCTCCCATGATTTGAGAAATCCCTTAACCACGATTCAAGTCTCAGCCGAGATGCTCAAAGACTATGGAGATAAGTTAACGGAAGAAAAGAAACAGAAGCATTTAGACTGGATTCGATCTTCTGTCAAAAATATAAATACGTTGCTCGAAGATATTCTCACCTTGAATCAAGCCGATGCCGGCAAACTATCCTTTGAACCCCAACCCGTGAATGTGGTAGAGTTAAGTGAGTCCATCGTCCATGATTTTGAAGCGATCGCCACAGATGAACATAAAATCATTTTTAAACCTTCAGAACCAGAAATCATGGTTGACTGTGACATTAAGCTACTCTACCATATCCTAGGCAACCTGCTCTCCAACGCCATTAAATACTCACCTGATGGCGGAACCATTACCCTAGACCTCTCTCGAAGCGCTAAGGAAGTAATATTCACAGTTAAAGACCAAGGCATTGGTTTTCCTCCCGACTATCAGGCGAAACTCTTTACCCAATTTGAACGCGCGTCTAATGTTGGCTCGATTAAAGGTACGGGTTTAGGACTCTCCATCGTTAAATATGCCGTAGAATGCCATGGGGGAACCATTAGCCTCTCGTCGGAAGAAGGAGTTGGGACAACGGCGATCTTTACCCTCCCCAGTCTTCCCCCAGTCCCTGTAAACTAGATCGCGCTCTCTAATATGGATCTGCACCCATGAAACTGGTCTGTACCCAAAGTGACCTAAACACCAACCTCTCCCTGGTGAGTCGCGCCATTCCCTCCCGTCCCTCCCAACCCATTCTCAGTAACGTCCGGTTTATTGCCGATCGCCAAACTCAAGAAGTCAGCCTCACCGCCTTTGACCTGAGTCTCGGTATTCAAACCCGTTTCCCCGCCAACGTAGAAGAAGACGGAGACCTGGCGATTCCCGCAAAACTCCTCAATGACATGATCTCCCGACTCCCCCCAGGAGACCTCACCCTAGAAGCAGACTCCGACGACCCAGAAAACCCCGATCCCAACGTCACCATCACCTGCTCCTGCGGACGCTATCAACTGCGAGGACTCGACCCCGAAGACTACCCAGCCTTACCCGTCCTCGAAACCGGCGAAACCCTAACCCTGCCCTCAGCAGCCATTCTCGAAGGGTTGCGCGGCTGCTTATTTGCCACCAGCTTAGACGAAACCAAACAAGTCCTAACCGGAGTTCATTTAACCATTAAAGAAGATAGCGTAGAATTTGCCGCCACCGATGGCCATCGTCTCGCCGTCGTCACCACCAGCACCGAACAAGAGGACGAAGAAAAAGTTACCCCCATTGAGTCCGATAGCCCCTTTGAAGTCACCGTTCCCGGTCGCGCTCTGCGAGAAATTGAACGGATGATTACCTCTCACAAAGACGAAATTAGCATCAATTTGACCGTAGATGCAGGTCAAGTCGTCTTTCACCTCCCCTCCTGTCGTCTCACCAGTCGCACCCTAGAGGGCCAATATCCCGCCTACGAACAACTCATTCCCCAGGTTTTTGAACGGCAAATTGACCTCGATCGCCGGCAACTGTTAAGCTCAGTCGAACGGATTGCCATTCTCGCCGATCAGAAAAATAACGTGGTCATGTTTAGCCTCAACGGTGAAACTCAAGAAGTGATTCTCTCCGTAGAAGCAACGGATGTGGGTTCAGCCACCGAATCGATTCCCGCCACTATTTCCGGAGACGATTTGCAGATTGCTTTTAATGTGAAATATTTTGTCGATGCGCTCAAGGCTATCCCGTCTCAAGAGTTGAAAATTCAGCTCAATACAGCCGATAAACCGGTGATTTTGTCTCCCCTGGGTGGCCTACAAATGACCTGTTTATTAATGCCGGTGCAAATTCGCAGTTAGACGGTCATACCAGGTAGGGTTCGGGGTAGGGGTGCATGATTAACGCACCCAATCAGCTCAGACCGTCCAGTAGGGTGGGCAGGAGGAGAAGCGAGATCGTTCAATTTCTACAAGCAGACCTGCCCACCTTAAGCTGTCCTAGAAAACAGGGGTTTTAGACCCAATTTTTCGATAATACAGAAGCCTATTCCCGTATCCAGGACATCATGGTAGGTTGCCAAGACACTAACTCTTCTTCCTTAAACCATAGGCTAATTTCATTTTGAGCCGTTTCAATTGCATCTGAACCATGGATTAGGTTTCGGCCCACATCAACGCCAAAATCACCGCGAATAGTTCCAGGTTCGGCACTTAAGGGATTGGTTGCACCGATCATTTTCCGAGCTGATGCGACGACTCCATCTCCTTCCCAGACCATGGCGACGACTGGCCCGGAGGTAATAAACTCGATTAAGCTACTGAAAAAGGGCCGTTCTTTATGCACAGCATAATGCTGCTCTGCCAGTTCTCGGCTGACATTGATTAACTTTAAGCCCACTAATGTAAAGCCTTTGCTTTCCAAGCGACTGATGATGTTACCCACGAATCCCCGTTGCACACCGTCGGGTTTAATGGCGAGAAAAGTACGTTCCAAGGTAATCTCCTTTTTAGATAAGCGCCTCCAATTATCTCATTAAACTCAAAATTCCCCATATAGGTTTTGATTGCAATGAAATAGCGCTATAGTCAAAGACTGCAAGCATTGAGTAAAGAACAACCCTAATGGTTATGACTGAGCATTACCAGATTACGTTACTTCCAGGGGATGGCATTGGCCCAGAAATTATCGCTGTGATGGTGGATGTCTTAAAGACGATCGCCGGGAAGTTTGATTTAGAGTTTAAGTTTCAAGAAGCTCTCATCGGTGGATCTGCCATTGATGCTACCGGAACCCCTCTCCCGGAAGAAACCCTGAACATCTGTCGTGAGAGTGATGCGGTTTTGCTGGCAGCCATTGGGGGCTATAAATGGGATAATTTGCCCCGTCATCAACGACCGGAAACGGGATTATTGGGGTTGCGATCGGGGTTAGGATTATTTGCCAATCTACGACCGGCAACCATTTTACCCCAACTGATTGATGCTTCAACCCTGAAACGGGAAGTGGTGGAAGGCGTTGATATTATGGTGGTGCGAGAATTGACCGGTGGGGTTTATTTTGGCGAACCGAAAGGCATTTTTGAGACCGAAACTGGGCAAAAACGGGGCGTGAATACCATGGCCTATACGGAAGGAGAAATCGATCGCATTGCCAAAGTTGCTTTTGAAACCGCCCAAAAGCGAAGCGGTCAACTCTGTTCGGTGGATAAGGCCAATGTATTAGAAGTATCGCAACTCTGGCGCGATCGCGTTACTGCCATGGCTTCCCAATACCCTGATGTCCAACTCTCCCATCTCTATGTGGATAATGCCGCCATGCAACTGGTGAGAGCGCCCAAACAATTTGATACCATCGTTACCGGTAACTTATTTGGGGATATTCTCTCCGATGCCGCCGCCATGTTAACCGGCAGTATTGGCATGTTACCCTCGGCTAGTTTAGGCGCATCGGGCCCCGGAGTCTTTGAACCCGTCCATGGATCAGCCCCCGATATTGCCGGACAAGATAAGGCTAACCCCCTGGCTCAGGTTCTCAGTGCAGCCATGATGTTGCGGTATGCATTGAATCAACCAGCAGCAGCGCAGGCGATCGAAGACGCGGTACAAAGCGTTTTGAATCAAGGGTATCGCACGGGCGATATTATGTCCGAGGGACAGAAGTTAGTCGGATGTCGGGAAATGGGAGAAGCCCTGCTGAAAGCCTTATCGTGATATAGGAGATGGGGGAACCTGGGCGCTCCCTTCGACTCCGCTCAGGGCGCGGCGACCTCCCCCATCCAAACTTGATATAATAATCAACGACCCTTCCCAGTACCATAAACCATGATAGCCAGCTCCTCAGCCTATAAAATTACTTGGGAAAAACTACCGGAGGACTTTATACTCCCCGACGATCCCGTGGATAATATTCATCAACCCGCCCTAGCTGCTGCCCTCACTGAAAGCTTAGACCAAGCTGGAAAATTACCCGAAAAGGCCCTAACGCCTACTAACTATGGCATCTGTGCCACAGTCAATGGCAAAATGGTCGTTAAAGCTCCCGATTGGGCTTATATCCCCCAGATCAGCGTTGAGCGTCCAGAAGTAATCCGCAGTTATACGCCAAACCTACAAGGAGATCTACCCGTTGTTGTCCTAGAGTTTTTATCGGATACTGACGGGGGGGAATATTCGACAAAAGCCACCTATCCCCCAGGCAAGTATTTCTATTACGAACAAATCCTGCAAGTGCCCAATTACGGCATTTTTGACCCGAAAACGGGAGAATTAGAACTCTATCGTTTAGGCAACCAGCAACGCTACGATCGCCAGTCTCCGAATCCAGACGGACGATTTTGGATACCAGAAATGGGTTTATATCTAGGAGTGTGGCAAGGGAGTCGAGAAAACCTAGAGAGCTATTGGCTACGCTGGTGGGATGAACAGGGCAATCTTTTGCTCTGGGGTAAAGAGAAAGTCGAGCAAGAGCGATCGCGAGCCGAAACTGAACGGCAGCAAGCTGAAACTGAACGACAACGAGCCGATGCTGAACAGCAACGAGCCGATCGCCTAGCCGCCCAATTGCGAGCCGCAGGCATTGAAATCAATGAATAATGAACCATAAACCATGATAGCCAGCTCCTCAGCCTATAAAATTACTTGGGAAAAACTACCGGAGGACTTTATACTCCCCGACGATCCCGTGGATAATATTCATCAACCCGCCCTAGCTGCTGCCCTCACTGAAAGCTTAGACCAAGCTGGAAAATTACCCGAAAAGGCCCTAACGCCTACTAACTATGGCATCTGTGCCACAGTCAATGGCAAAATGGTCGTTAAAGCTCCCGATTGGGCTTATATCCCCCAGATCAGCGTTGAGCGTCCAGAAGTAATCCGCAGTTATACGCCAAACCTACAAGGAGATCTACCCGTTGTTGTCCTAGAGTTTTTATCGGATACTGACGGGGGGGAATATTCGACAAAAGCCACCTATCCCCCAGGCAAGTATTTCTATTACGAACAAATCCTGCAAGTGCCCAATTACGGCATTTTTGACCCGAAAACGGGAGAATTAGAACTCTATCGTTTAGGCAACCAGCAACGCTACGATCGCCAGTCTCCGAATCCAGACGGACGATTTTGGATACCAGAAATGGGTTTATATCTAGGAGTGTGGCAAGGGAGTCGAGAAAACCTAGAGAGCTATTGGCTACGCTGGTGGGATGAACAGGGCAATCTCTTGCTCTGGGGTAAAGAGAAAGTCGAGCAAGAGCGGCAACGAGCCGATCGCCTAGCCGCCCAATTGCGAGCTGCTGGCATTGAAATTAATGAATAATATTGATAATCCTGTGAAATTTGCTTTATCCTCTCTTCTGGTTCTGAGTACGGTGGCGATCGCCGCCGCTCCTGCTGTTGCCAATTCTGACATCTTTATTGCTTATCCTGGCGATCGCCATCAAACCACCGCCGATCGCATCTTCCTCATTGGTACAGCTCCCGTGGGTGGAGAAGTTCGCGTTAATGGTGAAGTCATTTCCCGCTCCCCTGGCGGCCATTTTGCCCCCAGTTTTCCCCTGGAAATGGGCGAGAATACCTTTACCCTGCGTCATGGTAACCAGGAAAAGCAGATTACTATTATCCGCAACTCTGCCCTTCCTCCCGCTCCCGTCGGTGTCAACTTTGCCGAAGGATCGCTCACTCCTAGCGTCAACATCGCCAAACCTCCAGGTGAACAAGTCTGTTTTTCGGCCATTGCTCCTAACCAAGCCACCGTCACCGTTACCCTAGGACAACAAACCCTACCCCTAACCCCCCAGTCCTCCCTTCCCGAACTGCCGCCAAACTCTGCTGTCCTCACCGGAGAAAATCAACCCACCACCCTCGAAAGCACTACCTACAAAGGCTGTGCCACCCTTCCCCTCACCTCAGAAGCGCAAACTTTAGGCAAACCCCAATTTACCCTGAGTCTGAACGGACAAACCCTTACTCAAGCCGCTCCGGGAGAAATATCTATCCTTTCCCCTGTCGAATTTCAAATTGCCGAAGTCACCGCCGAAAATGGAGTCGCTCGCACCGGCCCCAGTACCAACTATTCCCGGTTAACGCCCCTTCCCAAAGGAACCCGCGCCCAAATTACCGCCGAAGAAGGGGAATGGCTCAGATTAGACTATGGAGCCTGGATCAAGCGCGAAGAAACACGGATCTTTTCCAGTGCCGCCCCTCCCATTTCCCGTATCCGTAGTATTCGGGGTCGTCAAACCTCTGGATGGACGGAAGTTGTGTTTCCTCTGCAAGTACCGGTTCCCGTCAGCATTCAGCAGCGCCCAAATAGTATCACCCTGAGTTTGTATAATACGACCGCCCAAACCGATACCATTTATCTCAATGATGGCCCGTTAATCAAGCGCCTAGACTGGGAACAGGTTTCACCGACCCGCATCGACTATACATTTGCCCTCAAAACAGAGCAACAATGGGGCTACAAGCTCCGTTATGAGGGCACAACCTTAATTTTGTCGTTACGCCATCCTCCCCAGGCTTCTGGCTCATCCTCGCAACCCTTACAGGGGATGAGAATTTTACTCGATCCCGGCCATGGCAGCGAGAATGATTTGGGCGCAAGGGGGCCAAATGGCTATCCGGAAAAAGATGTGAATTTGGTCGTCTCTAAGCTGTTGCGGGACGAGCTACGGCAGAGGGGAGCCACGGTATTGATGACCCGCGAAGGGGATGATGACCTCTGGCCCCATGACCGAGTGGAGATTATTGAAGCGCAAGAGCCAGATCTCGCCCTGAGCATCCATTATAATGCTCTGCCCGATGCCGGAGATGCGGAGAATACGGCAGGAATCGGCATGTTTTGGTATCATCCCCAAGCTCATAGTTTAGCGGTATTTTTACATCAGTATTTAGTGGAGGAACTTAACCGGCCCTCCTATGGGGTATTTTGGAATAACTTAGCTCTGGCTCGTCCGGCGATCGCCCCTTCAGTTCTGTTAGAGTTAGGCTTTATGATTAACCCTTGGGAATTTGAGTGGATCGTCGATCCCCAATCTCAACAAGAGTTAGCCGAGACTCTCGCCGATGGTATTGTTGTTTGGGTGCATCAAAGCCAACAGTGAGATTACCGGGTGATATCGAGTCCGGTGAATGGGAAAAGACAAGCGGGCAAGATGCCCGCACTCCTGAAATCCCTTGATACCCTTTTCTGTATCTAACCACGGAACAATTGACCAAAACAGAAGGGTTGGCTGAGTCAGTAAACGAAAATTCTTCAAGACACTTTTCCAACCGCCAGAGCGATCCCACTGTGAGTGGACAGAACAATCTCCTTGAACTTTAGCACTTTTTATCTTCTGGGATTCTGAATTATTTAATGACAAAAATGGTTGACTATTCAAACTAATCATTAGATACAGCGCTTTGCGCTGTTATGGTGTACAGCTTTAAAGGCTCAAAGCCATGTACCACAACCCTATTCCCTATTCCCTATTCCCTATTCCCTAGCGCGAAGCGCTGTAAGCACTCATGATCATCTCCCACGGGAGAAGGCTTGCCCTGAGCGTAGCCGAAGGGGGGCTGGGGGATGAGGGCTAAAGAAACCGGATTTCTACGCAAGTTGCGAACT carries:
- the dnaN gene encoding DNA polymerase III subunit beta codes for the protein MKLVCTQSDLNTNLSLVSRAIPSRPSQPILSNVRFIADRQTQEVSLTAFDLSLGIQTRFPANVEEDGDLAIPAKLLNDMISRLPPGDLTLEADSDDPENPDPNVTITCSCGRYQLRGLDPEDYPALPVLETGETLTLPSAAILEGLRGCLFATSLDETKQVLTGVHLTIKEDSVEFAATDGHRLAVVTTSTEQEDEEKVTPIESDSPFEVTVPGRALREIERMITSHKDEISINLTVDAGQVVFHLPSCRLTSRTLEGQYPAYEQLIPQVFERQIDLDRRQLLSSVERIAILADQKNNVVMFSLNGETQEVILSVEATDVGSATESIPATISGDDLQIAFNVKYFVDALKAIPSQELKIQLNTADKPVILSPLGGLQMTCLLMPVQIRS
- a CDS encoding Uma2 family endonuclease — protein: MIASSSAYKITWEKLPEDFILPDDPVDNIHQPALAAALTESLDQAGKLPEKALTPTNYGICATVNGKMVVKAPDWAYIPQISVERPEVIRSYTPNLQGDLPVVVLEFLSDTDGGEYSTKATYPPGKYFYYEQILQVPNYGIFDPKTGELELYRLGNQQRYDRQSPNPDGRFWIPEMGLYLGVWQGSRENLESYWLRWWDEQGNLLLWGKEKVEQERSRAETERQQAETERQRADAEQQRADRLAAQLRAAGIEINE
- the leuB gene encoding 3-isopropylmalate dehydrogenase; translation: MTEHYQITLLPGDGIGPEIIAVMVDVLKTIAGKFDLEFKFQEALIGGSAIDATGTPLPEETLNICRESDAVLLAAIGGYKWDNLPRHQRPETGLLGLRSGLGLFANLRPATILPQLIDASTLKREVVEGVDIMVVRELTGGVYFGEPKGIFETETGQKRGVNTMAYTEGEIDRIAKVAFETAQKRSGQLCSVDKANVLEVSQLWRDRVTAMASQYPDVQLSHLYVDNAAMQLVRAPKQFDTIVTGNLFGDILSDAAAMLTGSIGMLPSASLGASGPGVFEPVHGSAPDIAGQDKANPLAQVLSAAMMLRYALNQPAAAQAIEDAVQSVLNQGYRTGDIMSEGQKLVGCREMGEALLKALS
- a CDS encoding Uma2 family endonuclease — translated: MIASSSAYKITWEKLPEDFILPDDPVDNIHQPALAAALTESLDQAGKLPEKALTPTNYGICATVNGKMVVKAPDWAYIPQISVERPEVIRSYTPNLQGDLPVVVLEFLSDTDGGEYSTKATYPPGKYFYYEQILQVPNYGIFDPKTGELELYRLGNQQRYDRQSPNPDGRFWIPEMGLYLGVWQGSRENLESYWLRWWDEQGNLLLWGKEKVEQERQRADRLAAQLRAAGIEINE
- a CDS encoding hybrid sensor histidine kinase/response regulator, which translates into the protein MGEIDILIVEDELLIAKGLARKLKKLGYQVMDIVASGEEAIHYSITHKPDLILMDIVLEGEMDGIEAAEKINEFQSIPIIYLTAYADDATLIRAEETNYYGYLLKPCKERELYATIKMAFKKWEDDQVLRQSLAIANAKNEEKSRYLSLTSHDLRNPLTTIQVSAEMLKDYGDKLTEEKKQKHLDWIRSSVKNINTLLEDILTLNQADAGKLSFEPQPVNVVELSESIVHDFEAIATDEHKIIFKPSEPEIMVDCDIKLLYHILGNLLSNAIKYSPDGGTITLDLSRSAKEVIFTVKDQGIGFPPDYQAKLFTQFERASNVGSIKGTGLGLSIVKYAVECHGGTISLSSEEGVGTTAIFTLPSLPPVPVN
- the ndk gene encoding nucleoside-diphosphate kinase is translated as MERTFLAIKPDGVQRGFVGNIISRLESKGFTLVGLKLINVSRELAEQHYAVHKERPFFSSLIEFITSGPVVAMVWEGDGVVASARKMIGATNPLSAEPGTIRGDFGVDVGRNLIHGSDAIETAQNEISLWFKEEELVSWQPTMMSWIRE
- a CDS encoding N-acetylmuramoyl-L-alanine amidase — its product is MKFALSSLLVLSTVAIAAAPAVANSDIFIAYPGDRHQTTADRIFLIGTAPVGGEVRVNGEVISRSPGGHFAPSFPLEMGENTFTLRHGNQEKQITIIRNSALPPAPVGVNFAEGSLTPSVNIAKPPGEQVCFSAIAPNQATVTVTLGQQTLPLTPQSSLPELPPNSAVLTGENQPTTLESTTYKGCATLPLTSEAQTLGKPQFTLSLNGQTLTQAAPGEISILSPVEFQIAEVTAENGVARTGPSTNYSRLTPLPKGTRAQITAEEGEWLRLDYGAWIKREETRIFSSAAPPISRIRSIRGRQTSGWTEVVFPLQVPVPVSIQQRPNSITLSLYNTTAQTDTIYLNDGPLIKRLDWEQVSPTRIDYTFALKTEQQWGYKLRYEGTTLILSLRHPPQASGSSSQPLQGMRILLDPGHGSENDLGARGPNGYPEKDVNLVVSKLLRDELRQRGATVLMTREGDDDLWPHDRVEIIEAQEPDLALSIHYNALPDAGDAENTAGIGMFWYHPQAHSLAVFLHQYLVEELNRPSYGVFWNNLALARPAIAPSVLLELGFMINPWEFEWIVDPQSQQELAETLADGIVVWVHQSQQ